One genomic window of Mycobacteriales bacterium includes the following:
- a CDS encoding S-(hydroxymethyl)mycothiol dehydrogenase → MPTEVQGVVARSKGEPVEVTTIVVPDPGPGEALVDVQACGVCHTDLHYREGGINDDFPFLLGHEAAGVVSAVGEGVTDVAPGDFVILNWRAVCGQCRACSRGEPWYCFATHNAAQKMTLADGTPLAPALGIGAFAEKTLVASGQCTKVDPAAKPEVAGLLGCGVMAGLGAALNTAAVHRGETVAVIGCGGVGDAAILGASIAGARTVIAVDIDDRKLEWAKGFGATHTVNSKDNDIVEAVQGITGGLGTDVVIEAVGRPDTYRAAFYARDLAGRVVLVGVPTPDMRIELPLIDVFGRGGSLKSSWYGDCLPSRDFPMLVDMHLSGRLPLEKFVSETIGIGDVEKAFEKMHTGDVLRSVVVF, encoded by the coding sequence ATGCCGACCGAAGTACAAGGCGTCGTCGCACGGAGCAAGGGTGAGCCCGTCGAGGTCACCACGATCGTCGTACCTGATCCCGGACCGGGCGAGGCGCTCGTCGACGTGCAGGCGTGCGGGGTCTGCCACACCGACCTGCACTACCGCGAGGGCGGCATCAACGACGACTTCCCGTTCCTGCTCGGGCACGAGGCCGCAGGTGTCGTGTCCGCGGTCGGCGAGGGCGTCACGGACGTCGCACCCGGCGACTTCGTGATCCTCAACTGGCGCGCGGTGTGCGGACAGTGCCGCGCGTGCTCCCGCGGCGAGCCCTGGTACTGCTTCGCGACCCACAACGCGGCTCAGAAGATGACGCTCGCCGACGGTACGCCGCTGGCGCCCGCGCTCGGCATCGGCGCGTTCGCGGAGAAGACGCTGGTTGCCTCCGGACAGTGCACGAAGGTCGACCCGGCAGCCAAGCCGGAGGTGGCCGGACTGCTGGGCTGCGGAGTCATGGCCGGGCTCGGCGCGGCGCTGAACACCGCGGCGGTCCACCGCGGCGAGACCGTGGCGGTCATCGGCTGCGGAGGTGTCGGCGACGCGGCCATTCTCGGCGCATCGATCGCCGGTGCGCGCACCGTCATTGCGGTCGACATCGACGATCGCAAGCTGGAGTGGGCGAAGGGCTTCGGCGCCACGCACACGGTCAACTCCAAGGACAACGACATCGTCGAAGCGGTGCAGGGCATCACCGGTGGCCTCGGCACCGACGTGGTCATCGAAGCGGTCGGGCGGCCGGACACCTACAGGGCGGCGTTCTACGCACGCGACCTCGCCGGGCGCGTCGTCCTGGTCGGCGTACCGACACCGGACATGCGGATCGAGCTGCCTCTCATCGACGTGTTCGGTCGCGGCGGCTCGTTGAAGTCCTCGTGGTACGGCGACTGCCTGCCGAGCCGGGACTTCCCGATGCTGGTCGACATGCACCTGTCCGGCCGCCTGCCGTTGGAGAAGTTCGTATCGGAGACGATCGGGATCGGGGACGTCGAAAAGGCGTTCGAGAAGATGCACACCGGCGACGTCCTTCGCTCGGTGGTGGTCTTCTAG